The Flavobacterium johnsoniae UW101 genomic interval AATGAACAGACTTGAAATCGCTGCCGATTCTTTGACAGATGCCCATCCCAGAAATAATAAAATTGGACTTAGAATAATACCGCCGCCAATTCCCAGCATTCCTGATAATAATCCAATTGCAAAACCTATGGATAAAGCAAACGGCAGGTTTATTTTTACTTCTTCTTTTTCTTTAAAATTAAATACGCCAAATAATCTTAGTGCTGCAAAAACTAACACAATTCCTAATACGATTTTGTAAATTGCATTATCCAGTGTTATAAAACCTCCTATAAATGCCGCCGGAATTGACGCTATCGCAAACGGATAAAAGAGCTTGGGCTTGAAATAATTTTTACGATAATAAAATATGAACGAAATACTCGAAACAAACAAATTCAATAATAGAGCCGATGGTTTCATGATCGAAACCGGAAATGCAAATATGCTCATCAAAGCCAAATATCCTGAAGCTCCGCCGTGCCCAACACTTGAATATAAAAATGCAATTATGATTAAGGCAAAACTGAATAAAAATATATTTTCGGAACTTAGGAGACTCATTTTTTTTGTTTAATGGTTTATTTGGTTAACTGTTTAATCGTTTTTCTTGCTTTATGTTTTTATTTATATACCGTTTTGCATCATCTTTTTCAAAAATCTATTCTCTTTATTCCTGACTCTATTTTCTTAAAATCTAATCAATTGGCAGTAAAGTCACTAATTGTCCTTTTTTGTATTCTTCTATATTTTGAGGAACTATTAATAAACTATTGGCTGCTGCAAATGTATTCAGCATAGCTGAGCTTTGACTGCCTAAGACAGTTACATTAGTTTCGTCGTATTTTGCTTTTAGAAATAATGTTTTCCCAGTATCATTTTTAATATCTGAATTTAACTTTCGAACTAATTTTGTTTTATGAATTTCAGAAAATCCTATTCTGTTTTTTATAGCCGGCAGTACATAAATGTAAAAATTAGTCAGCGATGAAGCCGGATTTCCCGGAAGGGCAAAAACCAAAGTTTCATCTTTTGCACCAAAGAACATTGGTTTTCCCGGTTTTTGATTGATTTTATAAAAAAGTTCTTTTACTTCGTTTTGTAATAAAGCTTCTTTTACAAAATCATAATCTCCAACAGAAATACCGCCGGAAATAAGAACAATATCGTATTTTTTTAAAATGCTTTTTAAGGCTTTTCTTGTCGCTTTTAGATTATCCTTTACGTGATAAACTTTTGTTTTTTGAATTCCGATAGTCTGAAGTGCAGCTTCGAGCATAATTGAATTACTTTCGAAAATCTTTCCTTTTTTTAGTTTCTTTCCCGGTTGTACTAATTCGTTTCCTGTTACCAAAATGGCGACTTTAGGTTTTTTATAAACCTCAACTTCTGTAATTCCTAATCCAGCCAAAAAACCTATTGCAGCGGGAGTAAGCAGTGTCCCTGCTTCAAAAACAACATCATTTTTTGCAATTTGTTCTCCTTTTGGGCGAACGTTTGAAAATTTTTCCGGCATTGCAGCAATCAAAATTGAATTTTTGTTTGCCATTACGTTTTCCTGCATTACAACTGTATCTGCATCATCCGGAACAAAAGCACCGGTAAAAATTCGGATTGCTTCTGTATTTTTTATTTTTATATTATTGTGATCTCCTGCCTGAGATGTTCCAATTATATCATATTGGTGTCGAATACTATGGGTAAAAGCGTATCCATCCATAGCCGACTGGCGAAATGGAGGCATATTAATTGACGAAATTACTTTCTCTGCCAGAACATATCCTAAAGCTTTATGTATTGAAATCTGCTTTGTGGACATTTTAGTGCTATTCGCTTCAACTAATTCTATGGCTTTACTAACTTCTATCATTTTATTCGAGTGAAAAAAACTAAGTATAAATACTTATCGCAAATATAAGTATTTATTCGTAGGATGGTTAAAAAAATTAAATTTTATTTTATGCTGTATAAAATTACTCTAATTTATTCAAAATCAACTTTCAAAATGAATCTAGTTTTTATCATAAATTACATTTCAAGTCTAAAAATACCTTTTTATTTCTCTTTTGAGCTTCATTGTGGATATTTAAAACGGTATTAAACAAGTAAAAACAAGTAAAAAATACTACAATTTAAGGAGCGAGTTGTATTTTTTTTTAACATTTTAAAAAACTGTAAAACAGCTTACAAACCCTTGTAAATAAAAGCTTCAAGCAAAAATTACTTTTAAAATTTTCTTTTAAAACACTCCCCTTTTCAAAAAAAAGCAAACATTTTTTTGGTTTTTATTATATTAAAATTAACTTTGTCTATAGGATTAGTAGAGTTTGTGAATAAATATTTGAAACCAAAAAAACTATATTGTGAAAACAACCGAAAGCATATCGTATTATATTCTTCCTAAAAAATATACTTATAACACTTTTTGTTATATGTGCTTCTGTTGTTAATTACCAACACTATCCATTCGTTTTATAAAGATTGATACAAAATCTAAAAAACGAAATCTCAATTTCACCACCTGATTATTTTTACTGAATTACAAATATCTAATTGATGCTTAAACTGCAGCAAAAGATTTTGAATATATCTGTGTTTTAAAAAGAAAAAAATTAACCAACTAAAAAAACTAAAATGAAAACAATGCAAAGCTGCTGCTGTAAATAAAAAGAAAAGCCATTTCTGCGGCAACAGAAATGGCGGGGCTTAAAGAACATTTATCACTAAATCAAGGAAACAGTTAGAGGGTTGAAAATTCAACGCTCAGGGCGCCTTGTTAATTATTTAAACCATTACAAAGAAATGAAAAAAAATATAAACCTCATTTTATGGGTTACAATTTTGTTAACATCCCTGCAATTTCAGGCACAAAATACAACACCGCTTATTCAATCTAAACTCGACGGAACTGTAGTCGATGACATTACAAATCAGCCTATTATAGGCGCATCAGTAAATATTAAAGGTACAACACACGGCGTGCAGACAGATACTGAAGGAAAATTTTATTTTCAGACGGGTCAGAAATTTCCTTACACCTTAATCATTAGTTATATTGGATATAAAAAACTCGAAATTGTAGTTGAAAAAAATCCGGTTATTATTCATCTAAAAGAAGAAAGACAAGAGTTAGATGAATTAGTAGTTGTAGGTTACGGAACTCAAAAAAGAAAAGATATTACTGGTTCGGTAGCTTCAGTGCCAAAAGCCAACTTATCTCAAGTAACCTCATCGGCAGATAATTTACTTCGCGGTGCGGTATCTGGTGTGGTAGTTACACAAAGTTCAGGCCGTCCGGGCGCATCTTCGAGCGTGCGTATTCGCGGCGGGAACTCTATTACAGCAGGTAATGAACCTTTATATGTTGTAGACGGAATTTTAATTTACAATGATAACAACAATAGTTCTGCCGGAGTTTCTAATGCCGGAGCGAGTTTAAATGTTATGTCGACAATAAATCCTGGTGACATTGAATCTATTGAAGTTTTAAAAGATGCTTCGGCAACGGCAATTTACGGTTCCCGCGGTGCAAATGGTGTGGTAATTATTACTACCAAAAAAGGAACAAAAGGTCAGGACAATATTTCGTATCAGGGATATTTTGGAGTGCAGAATATTTCTAAAAAACTTCATATAATGAATGCCAGTCAATGGGCAAGTTTAAGAAACGATGTTCAGGCAAGCATTGGTCAGGCACCTTCGTTTACTGATGCTCAAATCGAAGCTTTTAAAAATTCCGGAAGCTACGACTGGCAGTCGGCGGCGTTTAGAAAAGCAACTCCGGTACAAAACCATCAATTGTCATTTTCAGGCGGTGACGAAAGATCCAGATACTCCATTTCTGCGGGATATTTTGATCAGGAAGGAATTGTTTTAGCATCAGATTTTAAAAGAATTTCACTTAGAGCCAATTACGAAAAAAATTATTCTCAGAATTTCAAATTTGGCGTAAATGCTAACTACAGC includes:
- a CDS encoding sulfite exporter TauE/SafE family protein translates to MSLLSSENIFLFSFALIIIAFLYSSVGHGGASGYLALMSIFAFPVSIMKPSALLLNLFVSSISFIFYYRKNYFKPKLFYPFAIASIPAAFIGGFITLDNAIYKIVLGIVLVFAALRLFGVFNFKEKEEVKINLPFALSIGFAIGLLSGMLGIGGGIILSPILLFLGWASVKESAAISSLFIFVNSTAGMLGFFLGEKTIPIESFYLVPIAVLGGMLGGFYGSGSFSNRTLKMVLGTVILMASIKLIFP
- a CDS encoding molybdopterin molybdotransferase MoeA — protein: MIEVSKAIELVEANSTKMSTKQISIHKALGYVLAEKVISSINMPPFRQSAMDGYAFTHSIRHQYDIIGTSQAGDHNNIKIKNTEAIRIFTGAFVPDDADTVVMQENVMANKNSILIAAMPEKFSNVRPKGEQIAKNDVVFEAGTLLTPAAIGFLAGLGITEVEVYKKPKVAILVTGNELVQPGKKLKKGKIFESNSIMLEAALQTIGIQKTKVYHVKDNLKATRKALKSILKKYDIVLISGGISVGDYDFVKEALLQNEVKELFYKINQKPGKPMFFGAKDETLVFALPGNPASSLTNFYIYVLPAIKNRIGFSEIHKTKLVRKLNSDIKNDTGKTLFLKAKYDETNVTVLGSQSSAMLNTFAAANSLLIVPQNIEEYKKGQLVTLLPID